A stretch of the Vitis riparia cultivar Riparia Gloire de Montpellier isolate 1030 chromosome 13, EGFV_Vit.rip_1.0, whole genome shotgun sequence genome encodes the following:
- the LOC117928437 gene encoding phosphoglucomutase-like, with amino-acid sequence FQEAVSLGIASAGLEVVQYGLASTPAMFNSTLTEGEQFLCPADGSIMITASHLPYNRNGFKFFTNAGGLGKADIKDILERAASIYSNFAVEGLVDSERKASVSIKRVDYMALYTSYLVEAVRRAAGNIERPLEGLHIVVDAGNGAGGFFAGKVLEPLGAITTGSQFLEPDGLFPNHIPNPEDKEAMKAITQAVLANQADLGIIFDTDVDRSAAVDSTGRELNRNRLIALMSAIVLEKHPGTTIVTDSVTSDGLTTFIEKKLGGKHHRFKRGYKNVIDEAIRLNSVGEESHLAIETSGHGALKENHWLDDGAYLMVKLLNKLASARASGIRGGSEVLTDLVEGLQEPAVAVELRLKIDKSHEDLKGGSFREYGEAVLKLLENLTDSDPKLQKAPVNYEGVRASGFGGWFLLRLSLHDPVLPLNIEAPSHDDAVKLGLAVLTVVKEFPALDSSALDKFVQSS; translated from the exons tttcagGAAGCTGTTTCTCTAGGAATTGCTAGTGCTGGCCTGGAAGTTGTTCAATATGG atTAGCTTCAACACCAGCAATGTTTAATAGCACACTTACTGAAGGCGAACAGTTTTTGTGTCCTGCAGATGGATCCATTATGATAACCG CTAGTCATCTTCCTTACAACAGGAATGGattcaaattcttcacaaaTGCTGGAGGGCTTGGAAAAGCTGACATTAAAGACATCTTGGAGCGGGCTGCAAGTATATACAGTAATTTTGCAGTTGAAGGTCTGGTAGATTCCGAAAGGAAGGCTTCCGTATCGATAAAGAGAGTTGATTACATGGCTCTTTATACGTCTTACCTTGTAGAGGCAGTTCGTAGAGCTGCAGGAAATATAG AGAGGCCATTGGAGGGGTTGCATATAGTTGTTGATGCAGGGAATGGAGCAGGAGGATTTTTTGCT GGAAAGGTGCTTGAACCTCTTGGGGCTATTACCACTGGAAGTCAGTTCTTGGAGCCAGATG GCTTGTTTCCGAATCATATTCCTAACCCGGAGGATAAGGAAGCAATGAAAGCCATCACCCAGGCTGTCCTAGCAAACCAGGCTGATCTGGGAATTATCTTTGATACAGATGTTGACAG ATCTGCTGCTGTGGATTCCACTGGTCGAGAGTTAAATAGGAATCGTCTGATTGCTTTAATGTCCGCCATTGTTCTTGAGAAA CATCCAGGAACAACCATAGTCACAGATAGTGTAACTTCAGATGGCCTGACTACATTCATTGAAAAGAAACTTG GAGGAAAGCACCACCGGTTCAAAAGGGGCTATAAAAATGTCATTGATGAAGCTATCCGCTTG AATTCTGTTGGTGAGGAGTCACATCTGGCTATTGAGACTAGTGGCCATGGAGCTCTCAAGGAGAATCACTGGCTTGATGATGGTGCATACCTCATG GTCAAGCTCTTAAACAAACTTGCTTCAGCTAGAGCGTCTGGAATACGTGGTGGCAGCGAAGTATTGACTGATCTGGTAGAGGGTCTTCAGGAACCAGCTGTTGCAGTCGAACTGAGGCTAAAGATTGATAAGAGCCATGAAGATCTTAAAGGAGG ATCTTTCCGAGAATATGGAGAGGCAGTGCTGAAACTCCTGGAGAATTTGACTGATTCAGATCCTAAGCTACAGAAAGCCCCAGTTAACTATGAAGGA GTTCGAGCTTCTGGCTTTGGGGGATGGTTCCTTCTAAGACTCTCCCTTCATGACCCTGTTCTTCCCCTTAACATTGAG GCACCAAGCCATGATGATGCTGTGAAACTTGGACTTGCTGTTCTCACTGTTGTTAAAGAGTTTCCTGCTCTGGATTCATCCGCCTTAGACAAGTTTGTCCAATCATCATAA